Proteins encoded together in one Chiloscyllium plagiosum isolate BGI_BamShark_2017 chromosome 50, ASM401019v2, whole genome shotgun sequence window:
- the LOC122544583 gene encoding histone H2A-like, producing MSGRGKGGGKARAKAKSRSSRAGLQFPVGRVHRLLRKGNYAERVGAGAPVYLAAVLEYLTAEILELAGNAARDNKKTRIIPRHLQLAVRNDEELNKLLGGVTIAQGGVLPNIQAVLLPKKTAAAGSAKK from the coding sequence ATGTCTGGAAGAGGAAAGGGCGGTGGGAAAGCTCGCGCCAAGGCGAAGTCTCGGTCGTCCCGGGCTGGCCTGCAGTTCCCGGTGGGCCGTGTTCACAGGCTCCTGAGAAAGGGTAACTATGCTGAGCGTGTGGGTGCCGGAGCGCCGGTCTATCTGGCTGCGGTGCTGGAGTATCTGACGGCTGAAATCCTGGAGCTGGCCGGTAACGCGGCCCGGGACAACAAGAAGACCCGCATCATCCCCAGGCACCTGCAGCTGGCCGTGCGCAACGACGAGGAGCTCAACAAGCTGCTGGGAGGGGTGACCATCGCTCAGGGCGGGGTGCTGCCTAATATCCAGGCCGTGCTGCTGCCCAAGAAAACTGCCGCTGCTGGATCTGCTAAAAAGTGA